The Cyprinus carpio isolate SPL01 chromosome A10, ASM1834038v1, whole genome shotgun sequence nucleotide sequence ttatattttaattttaattaactaattttgttttgttttaatatttttattatgtacttttttcattttattagttttttttatttctatgtagctttattttttgtcagttttagtttcagtagttttagtacttcactttttttaaagttcttaaagtttttcattgaatatttatattttatttcatttaaactttaaattttaataaaaaaaatgatgtctattaattttagttaacaacaacagtACTGGtctgtgtatgactttctttacaGAACAAAACGTGCTAATTTGATGATTACATGtacaaacatttctaaataattttgGAGCAGATAGTGAACAAGCATCATCAATTGTCCAGTATGCGTGTGAAGTTCTTCAGTAGTATTTAAAAAGCATCTCAGGATTCACCATGATGTGATTTTGTTCCTTAAATGTTTGTTCAAGTCAATTTTAGGTTCCTTAAATTAGGATTTTATTCATGCTATGTTAATTTGGACCCTTGGTGTCACACTCAAGATGATTAAATCAGATCAGAGTGTTTATACTATTCAATAATGGCTCAGTCCAGATGACAGGAGGCACAGCTGCAGTCCGTACTCATAGATGCAGGGATGTATAACCCAGAAAAGGGCTCATTAGAGGACAAAGTGCATCTCTGATATGAGAAACTACTACTGGACGATGATGGATTCTGGGATATGTGGCTTCTGTGACTGTGATTCATTGTATATGGGCTGCACAGTTCTGTTTGTGACTGAAAGTCCTGTTGGTGCTGCGTTACAGGTGGATTGTGGGTAATACAGTCATTCTGAACACAGTGGGATCTCTGCAGGGTTAATGGGATGGCGTGCTGCTGCGGTTGCCATGGCGGCAGGGTGCCTCGGTGAACTGCATGCTGGATGTTTACGGAAAACGGCCGACCAGGGACACTTGGAGAAAGATGATTGTTTTGGGATGGATCTGACAACACCATGCCAGTCTGTTCTATAGAGGAAGAGTGAGTATTATGAAAAGGGATGGAAACATGGCCTGGAATAGAATTACAGGAGTTTGGAGGATGTGGGAAAGATTTCAGAGTGCCAAAAAGGTCCAGTGAGTCATTCGCACACTCTCTTTCTGGTGCTTTTTGTCCGTAAAAGTCAGATTCTGTGAGCTTCTGTGAATGAGATGATGAATATTCGCATCTCATTATCGGGTTGCCAGGCGACACAGAGTTTTGATGCCGCCCAGTGGTGTCACTTTGAGATGTAGGACCGTTTAACATGATGTCTCTGGCTGAAGCCTCTCTCAACAGAGCGTCTTCGACGTATGAAAAAACATCATTGGCCAGAATGTCATTGAGTTGGATGGGTTCCTCTTCCCGTAGCTGCAGTAGAGCTGCTTCCTCTTCCTTCAGCTGCTCTTTAAGGACTCCATCCATGTCTGGAGAGCTTGGGAGCATGGCTTGGGAGGTGAAGTCCCATTGGATGCTGTTGGGAACACTGAGCAGGGCATGGCTGTCCATGAAGATGTTCTTCAGAGAGAAGTGAGACGCTGGCTCCGGGGGCCGGTTGTAGACGGAGTGGTCTTGACTCTGTAAGGAGCCCAGGAGGGAGTCGGGATGTACGGCGGTGCTGGATGGGTGAACCTGCAGCCCCGGGATCATCAGAGAGGGGAAGGTTTCGTACAGAAGAGCCTCTCCAGTCGCAAAGTTGAAGGGAAGCTGCAGTTGCCTTTGAAGGAGATGCTCCTCGCCTTCTTCATTTCTACAGGTTCAATAAAAGaataaactgattatttttaCAAAAGCAAACTGATGCTCAAAAGGCTTTacaaaaaataccatctaaagctccatgtttttacatgtttaaGGTAAAATCAggaattaaaacattcaaatgttagaaatgataaaaaattgtttaaaatgttttaaactggcAGAGAGAATAAAATAGTGTACAAAAGTAAAAAGCTGGGATACCATCTTCCTCTAATAATGACGTTATCAAGTgtaactgttaactaaaactaaaactgttcaaatctttttcattaattgaaataaagccgaaataacataatataatacaggaaacctaactgaaataaaatatatttaaatactaaaattactacaactaaatctgaaatgtaatcatttaaacctatatatataaacatatatatatatatatataatatatatatatatatatatataataatatatatatatataataaaagcttataaaatatcaataaacactATAACAGTACAttagtaatactaaaataacactgaatcagatcaataatgataaaaagcttataaaagtagaaaaaaataaaaaagagagagaaacatttaactgttaaattgaccaaaaaacaGACCTATGTAAAATATGGTGAATTTACAGAAATCCAGCAGGAGGAGAGCAGCTGCTAGTCACTGTGAGTGTCAGAGGAAGTGAAGAGCACTCACGTCAAGGGTTTCTGACGGCAGATGATGAAGTCGGGTTTGCCTGCCTTGAGCACCATTCTAGCGTTGGCCTGGACCCAGATCCACACGCCGGTCTTACTCAAGAGCCTGAAGATGGAGAAACCGCTCTCTCCTGTTTTCATCACTGTAACACAGAGACACGATCCTCAGATCATCAAAGTACAAGTGTTCAGAACAGCGGTGCGCTAGTATGCGAGTGAAATCTTACTGCGTAAGTGTTTGTCAGCGCAGTACATCATGTCAGCAGCGTGGATGAACTGATATCCAGATCCTCTCATGCACAGCTCCTGCTCAGTGTAACCCAGAACCACCTTCCCCCTGGAAGACACAAGAATAAGCAGTTAACAGTGACAAATACCCTCCGTAATGAAGTCAGTGCGGATCCTCACCTGGTGTCCATGCCCACTGGCGTAAAATCCAGTTTGTGTTTGCTCTGGAAAAAGAGGGTCCTGGTCCTGATTTCTAGGATAGCGGGGGGCTGAACGGGGGTGGCGATGGCAAACAGGGCGAGCTCCGAGAGACCCGATGCTTCACCCTCTGTGGTCCGGTCTTGTCTGTGAAGATATTTCAGCCGTCCCTGAAAATTGAGCGCCTGTGCGCACAAAAAAAGCTCTGTTCATTAAAGGTGAACCATTTTGTAATGACTTTATTTTGCATGtgtgtagggccctatgaaattgaatgttttatttttttctctgaatttttttttcagtttttgtttttctgcattaggtttttttttttttttgacattgtaaTGGTGAAACTAAATTAtatagtaatcaaaaagcatgtctaattagcTGTCTAAATCATGAAACTCATACAATTTAACaatcatttattaaaagtttaacaaaaagaaaaattttagggccctatgaaatccattttattttttcccaaattctgttttaagttttttttttacgataatcatcagaagagatgatgccaacccctcaagagcacctcagatgatactaaccctgaaacaacatacagaactaccacattttgctataagtttgaatgcatcatataataattgctgtttgattacgtctttaattgattttttctgtacatttctgccatatccacattaactgacagtcatcactgataaactactactaaatattgtagaaatttaattttctgtaatgttgctttgcaacgatttgtaccgtaaaaagcgctatacaaataaacttgaattgaatttattttttcacaaattctttgttgtctttttttatggctattttcatggcaaaatcaatgtattttaaaagaaacaaatagtagtaacatacagtaataatgaaaaacaaccaATTCACATCAATATAacaaaattttgatttgattatgaacaaaaaaaagttaagatcatttaaatttaagataatttaagaTTATTTCTAGTGAAACATTTTTAAGAACACAGATTATtcctgttgaaaacattttttttttatatccattaGAGAACCCATTGCCTACTGACatgttatttgtttaatttaagaaatgtataataaaaatggaGGTaatcaaatgaagaaaaaatattaacaatttaaataatcttCAACATGTAAAAATTGaactattcaaattaaaatttgataCACATTTGATTGTCATCCAAAATTTtccaaattccatgacattcaacgttatacagtaaattccatttttattatattactgaaTTACTGTTCCTGCGTGTGGTTCTGTGCATCTCACCAGGAAGCCGGAGGAGTTGTCCAGAAGGCAGCGGAGACGACAGCAGAAGCTCCTCTCCAGGAAGGACGAGTTCTCTGGAGGAACCCTCTCACTGTCCGCTGGCCCTGCAATTAAACGAGACATTTACATAAATCACATCTATATCATCCACCAGGGACACAGCTCAGGTTCATTCAGCTGCCACAGTGCACATTAAGGAAATATACAAGTAAATCTCTATTTTGAATTCTTCTGAATGcacctacaatttttttttttttggcgggggATTACCAacatcattttgatttaaaaaaatgcatactaTACTTTCCTTAATTCCTGTTTAGGATTATATTTTAGGATGACATACTTTAgtatactgtttaaaaatttgggcacagtaagatttttgaatgattttgacaccccaaagctgcatttatatgatttaaattcgattttaattaaaacattaaaactgtaataagttgaagttctaaaattaataactggaaataataaaaaaatcgtactgaactaaaactaaaagttaaataaaaatctatttaaataccaataaaattgacaaaagcacataactaaaatttaaaactgtaaatataaaaataaaagctaattattttttttcttttaaccaaAGCTATagtggtatataaataataatgttatcattgttgaaaacagcattttcaggattctttgattaattgaacgttcaaaagaacaacattaatttgaaatagaaatcttctgaaacattattaatgtctatcttgtcatttttatcagttcatttAAACCTTGATTAGtaacagtattaatttctttaaaaaaaaaatctaactgattccaaacttttgaacggtagtgtatgtataaGTATAAAAACAGTTAACACATACTACATCTGTTATACTGAAATTGTCATACTtcagcatacagtatataatattgcatattcatactcatttaatttaacatactGCTGTTTGCATACTATGTAGTGGGAAAGAAAACATATTCGGAAAAAGGGAGTGTGCACTGTAATGTTAACTTCTAGTTTAACCCAGAACATTTCTTTAAACTGATATGCACTGTGTGTAATTCCAATGAAGGTACATTCAGTACATACTGACACCAACCATCAATGCTGGACTCGGGGTCAAGGGCAAAGTGCAACTGGCATTTGAACGTGACCCGGTCATCAATGTGGAGCAGATCAAACACGCTCTGATGAACCACGTCAGACTGTGAACAGAACCTTTGCATTGTTAGTTGGGTCTCAGTTACatctatacattaaaaacaattatttttaacagCTTGGTCACCTGATTGAAACCCAGGTAGTCCTGAATGGTGGGCGAGGCATAGAAGATGGAGCCATCTGTGGACACGACAAGGACAAAACCATTCAGGGCCTGTGGAGAAAGTGACACAGACCTGTCACTAGACAGCGAGAGTAGGCCACGTATCATTCAAAAGTCATTCTGTCATTTGCCTTccatttgcatttgtattttgaacATCACTCACCTGAAGCAGCAGATCCCCTTCAGAGACGCCGATGCCGGCTAGTGAAGCTGTCGTCTCACCATCATTACAGAAAAACTCAGGTCCCGAATTCTTCCTTAATGTAgctgaaataaagacaaaaaagaataATGCATGATAAATTCAAGAACTTTTGTTATGCTCCTACAAAATAAAGCAGCCCTAGAAGAACCGTTTTTGTTTCCTAAAAGAACCATATTTTAGCATGAAGGAAAATTTTACAAATGGAAAGGAACCAAAgatgcaaattttaaaaaataaaaaaaaaacattagttttcAAAATAACCACACAGAGTAAAATATTATTGTTCTGAGGTTGgtaaactgaaaccataaaaaaatgttaacataaaaataaatgataatacaaatataaataaaaatgaataaatataaataaaattaaaataactgtatataaaattaactttaaatgaaataaaagatttttaaaaaatgtttgatttcagctagttgccaaggcattaaattaaaatgtcagtttaactgaattaaacttgatatactaaaattactaaaactacaactaaaataaaaattaataaaactatatagacatacatttaaaaaaaatactaaaaaattcgtttttacaaaaactttgaatgaaattaaaatgaaaaatattttttaaaaatggttcaaaactataactgtaactgtatctcaactataactataactgtaTCTcgataatactaaaataatactggttGCTAATTGCTGTAAACAAGTAAAATTGACAAAATACACACTCGTGGTTGTTCATGAGATTAAGAGAATTACAAAgaatacatttgtgtttttttcattcatttttagcaaaaaaaaaaaaaaaactagatttatGGAGTCTGTGATATCTTGTGAAATCGTGTCACATGTTCACCTTCACATCAAAGTGCTGCTGCTGGCGCGTCTCCTAAACATCTCTAAGTTAACACACCCAAACACTCCTTCATAGTCTATCACAGTCCTGTCTGACTCCACAACAAGCCTCTCTCACCTttattcttttgtatttattcacAACTACTAGGGTGAAACGTTTAGGGATGACAATTCAGACTCCAACGACTAAATAATGCCATTCTCTTTACAACAAAAgcttatatttttaacataaataatcCAATATACAGTTTCATTGCccataagaaatatttatggccTAATTCACTTGAAATTTTGAACTTAGATCAGTCAACTCAACCACAAAACAGGATGAAGCTGCTAAGTTGTAAGTCATTTTGGGGTGCCAATGTGAAAGATCTTACTAAACACATGTTCTGTCCCAGTGGGTGTGATGAGAACACAATGTCCAGTTGAGTCATTAGAAATATTTAAGTAAAGCCACTTGGGCACTGATTCACTTCTAGCTCTGCTAAAATGAAGAAAATCATGATGAGCACAAGAAAATAACCAAGTGGtcttttgtttatcattttacaactgttattatattatatggttAATAGTGTTTcttcatttgttcattgtttataGTTGCTGTTCTTGCGCATACTATATGTACtcttgttattatttaattttctcccttctttatttctgtttcctgtgaaTGCATGATGGATCTCTTATTGTATACCTTCCCGCACTCTATTTGCAAGTAACCTTATTCTGTTTCTCTTGCTAGATGGCCTTTTTTACTAACAAAAGAGACAGAATACACATATTAatggatatactgtatgtgtatatgtagcTAATGATATCAGTGAATAGTATCTGTAATTGTATGATACAGTCTGTTCATGTGGAGAAAATCCAAATAAAaagtgaggggggggggggggggggaatagcCAAGAGCCCAAGGAATGCAACTGAAATTCTTGCTTTGCaactgacatttttgtttttttgtttgttggtttgttttacatGATGATGTTTACATAAGGTCTCAGGTAAATCCATTAATAACAGCATGCATAATGGACTTAtctgcaaaaaagcaaaaaaatttggtcatttttgtacaatgaaataaaatacaacttttgCATCAATTTTGAGAGAAACAGAAGGTGCATATCTCTTGCTCTGGGTGTCAGATGTCCTGCTAAAACATAAGGCCAAACCATAACAGAGGGCAAAGACAGCATATTTATGAGTGACCTTTTTGGCTAAAACTTTGCTTTTCAGTTGAATGCAAAACTGACTTGAGTAAAGCATTATTCTACTCTCTTACCCTGAGTATTACGATACATTTCAGAAAACGGTTGACATCCGATATGTACTGTTGCATATATGCacagcaaaatataatatatgcagTTACGAATGTGTATACATGTGAACATGTGATGGCACAGACATACAGGAACAATTGCTTTACACAGAGAAACAAACGACTTTTCAACTTTTTGGCAGTGAGATGAGCAAACTTCCTTGAAAACTGGAGCAGAACATTATAACCTGCTCCAATGGTTCCCCATCAATACAGAACTTTCAGAGAATTTAGAATTTAGGGTGTAAATGTGCtcaattgtcatgaaaataatgtttcatcaaaaaataaaaccgTAATGGTCCTAATAACAGCCTTTACCTTCTTTATGAAAAATCAAACTCATTTATGATTCATTCGtttcttgaaaatgtttcattttgcaaATGATGAACAAAATCAGCACCTGCCAGCTGCTTCAAAGACTCATTAATACacagtttcatttaaaatgcactgaCCTCCATGACTCACATATTCCCCTGAATACACAGAAGGCAGATATCTCTGAATCTCTCTGAGACTCACCAGTGAAGTAGTTTTTGATCTTGAGGTATCCCACACTGAGTCTGAGCACACTGAGTTTGTCCAGTCGGGTTCGGACCTCCTCTGGCAGCGGCAGAAGAGCCGTCAGATTGCACAGCTCCCCGTTCAGCCGGTCTCTGTGACGCTTTGAAGGGTTTGATTTGGTGGCATCGTTATGTTTAGTCTCAAGGCCACAACTACAAGAATAAAAACGGTCAGTGGACAGACCTGAGAATTCATATCCATGTAACTTGCACAGTTCACACAGAAGGCCATTTGAAACCAAATAAAACACTGTGTACATCTACAGAGACaaacccagatagcacacatacgtctgcaagatgtctgttaaagatcacttcatctggaaagcatctgctgtgtacaaacatctgacagacgtctttAAGATACATTCTAAATCATCTTGAAGACATCTTCAAATCGTCTATTtaacatctgataggaaacgtcctatagacgtattgcagatgaacaaacactcttaaaaatacgtcttgcagatgtaaatgcagacgtcaaacagacatctctgtgatgtacgtgtgctttCAGAGATAGCAGTTAAAAGCTTTTTGGCCAAGCTctccatcaaacaaacaaaacaatgcaaattatataaaagaaatacataTTAGACAGACCcttcatatttaatgttttctgcaGGTGTGGCATGCGGTTTGGTtgcatttaaacagttttgaCCAGCAGTTTCGAAAAGGTGCGTTTCTACCATTACAACATTTGCAATAGGATGATTCTtagataattaaatattaattctcTGTAATCACAGAAACTTTCATGCACAGTGTTTGGTTAAACGCCTATCGAGCTGCGACAGGTGCATTAAAAGGTGATATATTTGCTTTTGAAGCAGTGTTGCTTTCAATTGAAAGTAGCTAAAACTGATCGCTTAATGTCACTAGATGACATCATAATGGCAaattcactgatctatataaagaTGAATATACATAAGTGGGCAAGATGAGAACTTAGAgaaggtttgtccaagaagttGCTATATTTGTCCCTAAACTTTcgaaaaaatgtttcaaaagggGCGGGGAAGGCACTAAATCTAGCTACAAAGTAGCTGAATTGGCAACACtggtttaaaggtttaaaaaaacggAGCAGATGTAATTGCCAAAATTTCCTCAAATGGCGCAGAATCGTCCAGTCAACGTTATTGAGTttataaatgtgcaaataaacacATTCTGGGGTCTGGACCTGAAACCTGAATACATTGGGCTCAAGtcagttttttaatgttatgtttcatGCACATACTTGTTTCCTGTAGTTTTCATTAGAACAaataagatttacattttttgactAGACCGTTTACAGGCTGAAAGGCAaccacgtgtgtgtgtttgttatatatGTAGCCCCTCCTACTCtcccagggttgccaggttttcgcactaaaacccgcccaattgctactcaaaactagccaaAAACTCACCCAATCGcgtttcgtttttattttttttaaataaaaaaatagcgttccggggggtaaaatacacgcTTTTCCTTTTTGGAAAGTTCCCCTGGTAACATTCGCATTCCAGTGGCTCAATATCACCTTATTTGGGTTTTTTCAACctgcaacagtgttaaagtagcccaaatTCGCGGGAAAACCggggacttggcaacactgcactCGCCCCCCTTCTCTGAATCTCGCGTGTGAAGTGATAGTTTAAGACGAGGGATGTTgacaagcaataaaaaaacatacgCAAAAACAATCTTTCTCATATGTTTTAACGTTTAGATTTTAAATCCACTAATGAAAAAATCGTATCcttgacaaattaataaaataaactcctTTAAACGAACTTTTTACCTCTTGTGAGCAGGTCTTTTCCTCTTCTTCACCGTATATAACTCTCCATTCCCCAGCATGATGTCTCATTCAGTTTTAATTTGGTTATAATCCTGTTAATCGTCAATTCTGTTGTAGACACATTAATGCATGATCAGATTCTTCTTTCACAATGACCCCTGATCCTCATGAACTCAAATGTCCCCAGCCTATGAGTGTCGCGATGCCAGTTACATATCAGCATCACTCCAAACCAACAAAATACCGTGGTGCAAATAAATGTATCCCAGATGTCACACACGAGTTCATCCAGACACCGCAGAGCGCACAATGAACGTAATCCTGACTCAGAAGAGAGCTGTCATGAATACTGGTCAGGAATAAAGTACAGCTTCATATTTCCAGactgtgagtgagtgtctgtagGACAGTAGGAGGAGTGATGATTATGGAATAGCAAATAAAGAGAGCTTCCTGTATCATATAGAGATCAAGAAAACCTAGTGTTTGGAGCGCTCTAGTGGACATAATGAGACAGGCCAGGAATAAACTACATCAGTTTACTAGAAAACTCAATCAGCAACCGCAagcaatgccttggcaaccacTTAGAACTCCCTAATAAGATTATGGGAAGCAAATTCTGCTCAAACTATAATCAGAAAAATCTAGTCAGACTTAAAAGGAATAATtaatcctcaagttgttccaaagctatatgagtttctttttttctcttgagcacaacagaagatattctgaagaatgttggcaactaaacagttgacggtagccattgactttcatattattgggggaaaaaaatattatgggagtcaatggctaccgtcaactgtttggctataaacattcttctaaataacTTATTTAATGCTCAAAACTCATACAGGTAATGAACAACTTCAGAGTGAAtcaataatgacagattttcatttttgggtgaagtatccctttaatatgcaaTACAAAACTTTATGAAATGTTACATAACACAATATATGGGGTAATATACGGTATGTATATAGCAGAATGAATCTGTTAGATGCTTGAGTCTAAGAAACTGATTATTTCTATGAGACTAAGTAGTTTATCGCTGCCTAAACCAATATAAACTGATCGTGATATCAATCTGAGGCATTAGACGTTGATGAGACCAAATCATTTTTAACATCACAGAAAATCTATGGTATGTAACAACACTGCATTTGTCTGATGCTCCTCTGATGATTCATTTCCTAAATTACTCAGAGTTCTCATTGCTTCTATATACAATAGCTTTACTGTAGTTTATCCTTTGTTTGGTGATTTTTATACACTTCTCAAATGTAATGTGCCAAAGAAATTTACTCTTTGCTGATTGGTTAAGACCAAAACTACAGCATTTGATGCATTTGATAAGTATTTAAGTGAAAATGCTCAGTTatccaaatatttaatataatataatattcataataaccAAGAGCAAGTTTATAAAAAACGGTGAATGGCTACAAATGACTTACAGTTATGTATCGTCTCATTATTTAGCATTCCATTACTGTGTTTAACAAGATGTAACAACACAGGCCAAAGTTCTTTAACTTTACCTGCCGAACCTGATTTATTAGTAACATTTTTCACGTTTTGTGTTGTCACAACgcctttgtttattttaagtgtttgcaCTAACTATAATGCATTTTTGTACACAGTTTTCTGTGAAGTACTTTACCACACTGAATGTGTACCCCTGAGAGATGTAAAGTACACAGAAATACAtatgtgcttattttatttttattatcattttaccGTATACGAGTAGGATGATAAAATTGGAGCATAGAAAAAACAGTCAGAAAACTGAACACTTCATTAATAGCATTCATAAACTCTGCACTGAAACCAAGtccaaaaattatattatactttgatttaatccaaaaattatattacacactaaaaaaaatgttgtagtaacaattttcatttagaaagTGCTAGTagatttcataaataattacaaagaagtgacaagtaacacactgaattaaacttaaaataatttttacatcgTACTGTTTGATCTATTCCCTTTTtgacttttttggttttcaaccTTTGAAGACCCAGGTACTGATAAAGAAATGTCAtgtaaaaattgttatatatgttctatattattatttgtataattgcCTATATCTATGTATACATAATCTCCACGAAGCCCTGATTGAAAACGCTGATTCTAGATGATAAGACAATAGTTTGAGGATATACGAGCACGTAGTGATGATTCTGGCTCTGTCCTGCCAGAGCTCGACTAGCCGGTTTCACTGAGTAACACAGAACAGCACACCCAAGTTTCTGTAATCACTTCATTCAGATGAGCCCTTCACCATGGAATTTATCTACTCTATCAGAACATTTTTTGTGTTGCTGTCATTTCAGAAGTGAACAAACTTGACTTGAACAAACTTGAGGAAAGAACTGTTCCATCAACAACTGTTTTTGGCTGTATTGGGTTCTTAGGTTGAGCTATATAGTTTTTTTAGAGATAAAATGTTCTTGATGTCATATTGTAGAGTATTTAGATCTGTTCTAGGTATCATCTATGAAACATGAAGCCCTCCTGGGTTCTTTAACCTTTGTGCTGGACTGATAATCCTTTactttatttgtataaatacaaatctaaattGTAGATTTTAAGGAATTTCTTCACCTTCAGAATCTGATTTTACTGTGTTAAATGTCAATGAATTACTGTTTGGAAAAATGAAGCTTCTtagtcaaacatttaaaaaatgttattacataaCAGTGAAATCTTCAACACTCATtcacataattttttacttttagcaTTGCATAGAAATTTGAGGAAGAATGTACAAGAGTTACTAGTGAAAACTGCTTGccttaataaaaacataacattccaGAATAGAACATTCATCCAAGAAATTTAACATCCATGTGCCATTTAAAAAAGCAACTCATATTTCAGATGAACTTGCATTAACTGAATAAAC carries:
- the LOC109086667 gene encoding aryl hydrocarbon receptor-like; this translates as MLGNGELYTVKKRKRPAHKSCGLETKHNDATKSNPSKRHRDRLNGELCNLTALLPLPEEVRTRLDKLSVLRLSVGYLKIKNYFTATLRKNSGPEFFCNDGETTASLAGIGVSEGDLLLQALNGFVLVVSTDGSIFYASPTIQDYLGFNQSDVVHQSVFDLLHIDDRVTFKCQLHFALDPESSIDGPADSERVPPENSSFLERSFCCRLRCLLDNSSGFLALNFQGRLKYLHRQDRTTEGEASGLSELALFAIATPVQPPAILEIRTRTLFFQSKHKLDFTPVGMDTRGKVVLGYTEQELCMRGSGYQFIHAADMMYCADKHLRMMKTGESGFSIFRLLSKTGVWIWVQANARMVLKAGKPDFIICRQKPLTNEEGEEHLLQRQLQLPFNFATGEALLYETFPSLMIPGLQVHPSSTAVHPDSLLGSLQSQDHSVYNRPPEPASHFSLKNIFMDSHALLSVPNSIQWDFTSQAMLPSSPDMDGVLKEQLKEEEAALLQLREEEPIQLNDILANDVFSYVEDALLREASARDIMLNGPTSQSDTTGRHQNSVSPGNPIMRCEYSSSHSQKLTESDFYGQKAPERECANDSLDLFGTLKSFPHPPNSCNSIPGHVSIPFHNTHSSSIEQTGMVLSDPSQNNHLSPSVPGRPFSVNIQHAVHRGTLPPWQPQQHAIPLTLQRSHCVQNDCITHNPPVTQHQQDFQSQTELCSPYTMNHSHRSHISQNPSSSSSSFSYQRCTLSSNEPFSGLYIPASMSTDCSCASCHLD